One Tachysurus vachellii isolate PV-2020 chromosome 18, HZAU_Pvac_v1, whole genome shotgun sequence DNA segment encodes these proteins:
- the LOC132860687 gene encoding chymotrypsin-like protease CTRL-1, translating to MKIILWKVVCVVCTLFLNATGSLSQLRVCGQAPLNNKIVGGQDAALGSWPWQVIVRSANTLCGGSLISQNWVLTAAHCLKKNGIPFTAPQITVSRRLENGTVMETISAIKLIIHEGYNDNTLINDIALVQLSSSVQFNDYFRPVCLAASNSSFPSGTHVWATGWGKISNINLQLAQKLQEVKLQIVINSVCAQKYSPFIITDGMMCAISPVGGQDTCQGDSGGPLEVNFNGIWIQGGIVSFTSGSGCAPPSIPSGYTRVSQYEDWINNKTDNNQPEFVAFSFGSYISLNLFCLFLSFTIIPFLLPSLSTY from the exons ATGAAGATCATTTTGTGGAAAGTCGTGTGTGTTGTATGCACACTATTCCTTAATGCTACAG GTTCACTGTCTCAGCTCAGAG TTTGTGGTCAGGCTCCACTGAACAACAAGATTGTTGGTGGTCAAGATGCTGCTCTTGGTTCCTGGCCTTGGCAGGTTATTGTTCGGTCAGCAAATACCCTCTGTGGTGGCAGTCTGATCAGTCAGAACTGGGTCTTAACAGCTGCTCACTGTTTGAAAAAGAACGGAATACC ttttactGCACCTCAAATCACAGTCTCACGACGACTTGAAAATGGGACTGTAATGGAGACAATAAGTGCTATTAAATTGATCATCCATGAAGGCTATAATGATAACACTCTGATCAATGACATTGCACTAGTCCAGCTCTCCTCTTCAGTGCAGTTTAATGATTATTTCCGTCCGGTGTGTCTTGCTGCAAGCAACAGTTCTTTTCCAAGTGGTACCCATGTCTGGGCCACAGGATGGGGTAAAATCAGTAATATTA ATTTGCAGCTCGCTCAAAAGCTGCAGGAGGTGAAGTTGCAGATTGTCATTAACAGTGTCTGTGCACAAAAATATTCACCATTTATTATCACAGACGGTATGATGTGTGCTATCTCTCCTGTGGGTGGACAGGACACGTGCCAG GGTGATTCTGGAGGTCCACTGGAGGTGAATTTTAATGGAATCTGGATTCAGGGTGGGATTGTGAGCTTTACCTCTGGAAGTGGATGTGCTCCCCCATCTATACCCAGTGGGTATACCAGAGTGTCTCAGTATGAAGACTGGATTAATAACAAGACAGACAACAATCAACCGGAATTTGTTGCATTCTCATTTGGCAGTTACATCTCCCTCAACctcttctgtctttttctttctttcaccatCATCCCCTTCCTTCTCCCTTCCTTATCCACCTACTAG